ATAAAAAAAAATTAAAAAGTGGTTTTAATGATAACTCTATTGGTCCTACAGCAATATATTATAAAAATAATATTGATAAACATTTTAATGATAAAGAAAAAGTAAAATCAAATTTTTTTCCTTCTACTGAATTTATAGGTGGGGATATGATGTTGCATGCTAATACTGAATTGTTATTTCCACCTTTTAAAATATCAAAAAAATTTTTAAAATCATTTCAAAGTGGAATATTTATAGATGCAGTTAATATTTGGAATACTAAATGGAAAAATAGAACTTTTTTATATTCTATTAAAAATTCTTTAAAATTTAGTGATCCCGGTCAAGTTCATTTATCTCTTGGGACGTTTTTTCATCTTGATTCTTTTTTTGGTCCTATAACTTTTACATTTGCTCTTCCTTTATATCCATATAATATTTATAATCATTGTGTAAATAGATTTAGTGTTGATTTAAAATAACTTTACATTGGTAGAAAATTTTTTATAAATTTTTTTATATAAGAGATATAATTATGAAAGATACGAAAGATTTAAAATATATTTTAAATATAAATGATATTTTAAAAATTTTACCACACCGTTTTCCTTTTTTATTAATTGATAAAATATTGGATTATAAAAAGAAAAAATATATACATACTTTAAAAAATATTACTGCTAATGATTTTTTTTTTTTTGGTCACTTTCCAGAAAAATTTATTTTTCCTGGTGTTTTGATTATAGAATCAATTGCTCAGTCTAGTAGCATTCTTCTTTTTTATTATAAAAGTAATATTAAAAAAAGTAAAAAAACATGTTGTTTAACTGGAGTAAATAATACTACTTTTATTCATCCGGTATATCCAGGTGATCAAATGGTTGTAGAAGTATTTTTTAAAAGAAAATTATTAGAAGTTTATTTTTTTTATGGAGTTGTATTAGTAAATAATATTATAGTATGTAAATCTACTATTTCATTATCTTTTTTATAATGGTTATTTTTTATAAAATTGAATATTTATATAATTTATATATTTATCCAAAATTAAAACTATTAGAATTTTAAATATTTATTTGAATAATTATTTATTAATATTTGATTTTGAATTAAAATATATTCTAACTAAATAATTAATTTTAATAAAATTATTGAATATATCAATTATGTTATGAAATATATATTTTTTTATATTTATATTTTTACTAAAATTGTAATAT
The nucleotide sequence above comes from Buchnera aphidicola (Cinara curvipes). Encoded proteins:
- the fabZ gene encoding 3-hydroxyacyl-ACP dehydratase FabZ, giving the protein MKDTKDLKYILNINDILKILPHRFPFLLIDKILDYKKKKYIHTLKNITANDFFFFGHFPEKFIFPGVLIIESIAQSSSILLFYYKSNIKKSKKTCCLTGVNNTTFIHPVYPGDQMVVEVFFKRKLLEVYFFYGVVLVNNIIVCKSTISLSFL